The Vespula vulgaris chromosome 12, iyVesVulg1.1, whole genome shotgun sequence genome window below encodes:
- the LOC127067926 gene encoding glutamyl-tRNA(Gln) amidotransferase subunit A, mitochondrial has protein sequence MKNLLSLSIQCIRQKLNAGYVRPSDICKASIDLTSLIKPLNAYITVTENVAKEQSKNADTRQEENCILGDLDGVPIAIKDNYCTKAVPTTCASFMLENFVPGYDATVYQCLKNAGAVLVGKTNLDQFAMGSGTIDSYYGPTINLWGSEILSKHYLYEDGTEINTQHSTNKDKWHIAGGSSGGSAVAVATHSCYAAIGSDTGGSTRNPASYCGLIGLKPTYGLVSRNGLIPLVNSMDVPGILTRYVEDAVLILNSIAGPDDTDSTTIKKDYEPFSIPEKIDISNLCVGIPKEYKVDGISKEIQNCWDEVALLIEEAGAKVIPVSLPHTDYSIVCYSVLNCCNVASNMARYDGIRYGYRADEENSATELYTKTRSAGFNDVVKGRILTGNFFLLQENYEQYYVKAMKLRRLISQDFDKVWDSNIDLLLTPTTLSDAPTYDEFVLLDNQRQCIIQDYCTQPANMAGIPAVNIPIKLSKKGLPLSLQLMAPPLQEKCLLTVAKWIEDCVRFPKIQLK, from the exons atgaaaaatttactaTCTTTATCAATACAATGTATAAGACAGAAATTAAATGCTGGCTATGTACGACCATCCGATATTTGCAAAGCTTCTATCGATCTTACGTCGCTTATTAAACCACTGAATGCTTATATCACAGTAACTGAAAATGTAGCAAAAGAACAATCTAAGAATGCAGATACTagacaagaagaaaattgtattttgGGTGATCTCGATGGTGTTCCTATTGCAATCAAAGATAACTATTGTACAAAAGCAGTGCCAACGACTTGTGCTTCTTTTAtgttagaaaattttgttcCTGGATATGATGCTACCGTCTATCAATGTCTCAAAAATGCTGGTGCAGTTCTGGTTGGCAAAACTAATCTTGATCAATTTGCTATGGGCTCAGGAACAATTGATTCATATTATGGGCCAACAATAAATCTATGGGGTTCTGAAATACTGTCTAAGCATTATTTATATGAGGATGGTACAGAGATAAACACACAACATTCTACTAACAAAGATAAATGGCATATAGCAG gtggtagtagtggtggttcTGCGGTAGCAGTAGCTACTCACAGTTGTTATGCGGCAATAGGATCTGACACCGGAGGCTCTACTCGTAATCCTGCTTCTTACTGCGGTCTGATTGGATTAAAACCAACTTATGGATTAGTTTCAAGAAATGGTCTTATACCTTTGGTAAACTCAATGGATGTACCTGGTATTCTTACCAGATATGTGGAAGATGCTGTTTTAATTCTAAACAGTATAGCAGGACCGGATGATACAGATTCTActactataaaaaaagattatgagCCCTTTTCAATAccagaaaaaattgatataagtAATTTATGTGTTGGTATACCAAAAGAATATAAAGTTGATGGAATAAgcaaagaaatacaaaattgCTGGGATGAAGTTGCCTTATTAATAGAGGAAGCAGGTGCTAAAGTAATTCCAGTTTCTCTTCCACATACAGATTATTCTATAGTATGTTATTCGGTATTAAATTGTTGCAATGTAGCAAGTAATATGGCACGTTATGATGGTATTCGATATGGTTATCGTGCGGATGAAGAAAATTCGGCAACTGAATTGTACACAAAAACAAGATCTGCAGGTTTTAACGATGTTGTTAAGGGTCGTATATTAACtggaaacttttttttgttacaagaaaattatgaaCAATATTACGTAAAAGCAATGAAATTACGTAGATTAATTTCTCAAGATTTTGACAAAGTATGGGATAGTAATATTGACTTGTTACTTACACCTACTACTCTATCAGATGCTCCAACTTATGATGAATTTGTATTACTTGATAATCAGAGGCAGTGTATAATTCAGGATTATTGTACACAACCAGCAAATATGGCAGGAATTCCAGCAGTAAATATACcaataaaattatctaaaaaggGATTGCCACTATCATTACAATTAATGGCACCACCTTTGCAAGAAAAATGCCTGCTTACTGTAGCTAAGTGGATCGAAGATTGCGTACGATTTCCGAAAATACAATTGAAATAA